A window of Diospyros lotus cultivar Yz01 chromosome 14, ASM1463336v1, whole genome shotgun sequence contains these coding sequences:
- the LOC127790003 gene encoding alpha carbonic anhydrase 4-like isoform X3: MAKLSFNSFSILLSLSLAAFILTSHNLFSISTAFEAEVDNETAFSYDESSGNGPSRWGQLNPEWRICNNGTMQSPIDIPVSKVPPRMGNLTIDYKPAPATLQNREHDIAVFWNGDAGGININGIDFKLQQCHWHSPTEHAFDGIRYQLELHAVHMSSNGTIAVIGVLYKYGSPDPFLAKLMAIKSLGKEDEDVGIVNPEDIKFGSIEFYYRYMGSLTAPPCTEGVVWTVLSKVRTVSREQVQALRDAVHDGFEYNARPIQPRNGRSILFLTSKTG; the protein is encoded by the exons ATGGCCAAGTTGTCCTTCAATTCATTCTCAATtctcctctctctttccttGGCTGCCTTCATTCTAACTTCACATAACCTCTTCTCCATCTCCACTGCTTTTGAAGCTGAAGTtg ATAATGAAACAGCTTTCAGCTACGATGAAAGTAGTGGAAACGGACCATCAAGATGGGGGCAGCTCAATCCGGAATGGCGAATTTGCAACAATGGAACCATGCAGTCTCCCATTGATATTCCTGTCTCAAAAGTGCCGCCTCGTATGGGCAATTTGACGATAGACTACAAGCCTGCCCCTGCCACACTTCAAAATAGAGAGCACGATATCGCT GTTTTTTGGAATGGAGATGCAGGTGGAATTAACATAAATGGGATTGATTTCAAACTCCAACAATGTCACTGGCATTCTCCTACAGAGCACGCCTTCGATGGAATaag GTACCAATTGGAGCTTCATGCTGTGCATATGAGCTCCAATGGAACAATTGCTGTCATTGGAGTTCTATACAAATATGGCTCACCTGATCCTTTCCTTGCCAAG CTGATGGCCATCAAGTCGCTGGGGAAGGAAGACGAAGACGTGGGGATTGTAAATCCGGAAGACATCAAGTTTGGGAGCATAGAGTTCTACTACAGATACATGGGTTCTCTTACTGCCCCTCCATGCACAGAGGGTGTTGTTTGGACTGTACTCAGCAAG GTTAGAACAGTTTCAAGGGAACAAGTTCAAGCATTAAGGGATGCTGTCCATGAT GGATTCGAGTATAATGCAAGGCCCATACAACCACGAAATGGAAGAAGCATTTTGTTTCTCACTTCCAAGACaggataa
- the LOC127790009 gene encoding alpha carbonic anhydrase 4-like has product MKCRKRTLHQVYIWICRYEMELHIVHMSSNDEAIAVTGILYKYGRPDPFLAKLLEHIKSIGKEEKVLGIVNSGDIKFGSRKYYRYMGSLTTPPCTEGVVWTILNKVRTVSREQVKALRDAVHDGFEANARPIQPLYGRSILFYTPKIG; this is encoded by the exons ATGAAATGCAGAAAAAGAACACTCCATCAAGTATATATTTGGATATGCAGGTATGAGATGGAGCTTCATATTGTCCATATGAGCTCCAATGATGAAGCAATTGCTGTTACAggaattttatacaaatatggCCGACCTGATCCTTTCCTTGCCAAG cTGCTGGAACACATCAAATCGATTGGGAAGGAAGAAAAGGTGCTAGGCATAGTGAACTCAGGAGACATCAAGTTTGGGAGCAGAAAGTACTACAGATACATGGGTTCTCTTACAACCCCTCCATGCACAGAGGGTGTTGTTTGGACAATACTCAACAAG GTGAGAACAGTTTCAAGGGAGCAAGTTAAAGCATTAAGGGATGCTGTCCATGAT GGATTTGAGGCAAATGCAAGGCCAATACAACCACTGTATGGAAGAAGCATTTTGTTCTACACTCCTAAGATAGgataa